DNA sequence from the Candidatus Sulfuricurvum sp. RIFRC-1 genome:
CGTTTCGAGCAGTTTTGTCCCGATGCCGCATCCGCGATATGCTTCAGACACAACAACATCTTCAATAATGCCGACATACTCTCCCATAGCCGTGGAGATCACTCTCTGAAGGGAAATCATACCAACCACACAATGGTCAATTTCAGCAACCAAAACAACACTCTGCAAATTTTGGAGGAGTAGCTCCAATCCGCGAGATTGCGTCTCTGGATCAATCGTAAAATCATTTTCAATAGCGAAAAGTTCACTCAGAAGGTTGGCCATAGCAGGAATATCATCGCTGTAGCCCAAACGAATCGTTACGTTAGCGTCCATTTTTCATCCGTTCTAAAATTTCGCCCAGTTTATCGTGGCGCAGCTGAATCAGCCTCTCGATCTCGTCATAATCAAATTTACCGAAATACGCCATATCAAAAAGTCTGAGAAGGGCTGCACGACAACAGCTCTTGTCACACTCAGTTACGAGCTTTTTTGCTTTTTTATACGGCAGTGACGTCTCTTGAAAAAGCTTGATTGCATCGGCAACACTCTTACCGCCGCATTCACAGATTTCTGATGCGAGAACTTCTTCTTTCGTAGCCATAATCCAACCCCTTAGAGGGAGTGTTCTGCTTTGTAGCTGTTGGCTTTTTCGACTGCATCGTACAATTTTGCAGCCAATTCAGGCATTTTAACATGGTTCGTCCAGACCGTATCTTCGACAATATCATGTATCTCTGATGCAACTTCTACCGCTAAACGTTTGAGTTTCGCCAACTCTTTTTTATGATCTTGTTCAGTCATTTCCGACATAGTTAATCCTTTTTATTATTAATGTTATACACCTAAAGTTAAGCAACGCGTATCTCGATGTGGCGTGCTTGATCTTTTCCTAATGCAACGATTCGTTCACCGATCTGAACCTGTACACTGCTCTTAAAAAGTCCGTACCGTTTCACACAGAGTGTCGCATTCGGACAAATTCCCATAGCGCAAAGATGATCTTTTAATACTTCATCCAATGCTATGGATAAGACTCTGCATTTTTCATTCACGCAGGATTCAAGAAGATTCATGAATCAATCCTTTTAAAATTCTGACCCGAAGGGGCAAGCTTTAGTGCCTCAGCGGCAAGCGTAGAGATAGGGGTTTTACTCCTAGCTCGTTTAAAATTAAAGTGAAAACGCGTAGATATTTTCAAATTTGACGTTGCGCGGCTCGCCGTAACACATATGAATAAAAGTACCTTTTTGCTGAAAATGGTATTTCTCAAACAATGCAACTGCATTGGCATTCCCCAGAGGAACGTCAGCAAGAACTTTTTTCAGCCCCCTGAAATACAAAACGCCCTGCATCATTTTCTCAGCCTCGTCTTCAAACCCCGGTCTGCATTGCCACGGCCCTAAATAAACGCCGCGTGCATTGATGACACTGGAGTGTTGAAATGAGTTCGGCAAGGCAAATTTGAGTGAACTGTTGCGCTCCATCTCATCGAGCATAAACGCCATCCGATCTTCACCGAACGTTTCAAAATCCATTTTACGGATCATCGCATCGAAATTTCCTCCGTCGAGTTCTTTGGCCTGAGCGTTCGTAAAATTAAAAGGGGGTACTTTTCCGACATTGAGAAAACGCCCTACTTCCATAACCGCCTTAAATCCGCTTTGCTCAAAAAAGCTTTTAAGATGAGGATTTGCATGGAGATACAGCGAGGGGTGTTCGTCTTTGAGGACTCCAAAAAGGGTATTGAACAACCGACGTCCGATCCCCTGCTTTTGATGTGTCGGTCGTACCATAAAGTATTTGATCATCGCTGATGTCTCGAACTCTATGGCCATCACTGCACCGACAAGTACACCATCTTCGTACGCCCCATAACATAAATGGGGTGCGTGCATCATCATGAGTTTAACATGATATCCATCCAGTAACCACCCCGTCTCTTCGGCAATTTTCACAAGTTCAGGAACATCTACGAATTTAAGCCATCCTATATACATGCCAGGTCCTGATAGAGGGATTTTAGCTCACTAATTTCAAGCACCCGTTTACGGGAAGTGACGATTTCACGGATTTTTGGGAGCATATCCCGCAAAATTGCATTCTCAGCACTAATCCCCATACGTGCCAAGTGATAACGGATGGTTGCACTGCCGGAGTGTTTTCCGATCGGAAAGGAACTTTCCAATCCAACCTCTTCGGCTTCATAGGGTTCATACGCATGGGAATCTTTCATCATCCCGCTTGCGTGTATGCCGCTTTCGTGGGCAAATATCCGTTCACCTACGACAGGGGCATTGGTGGCTAGCGACATATTTGCCGCGCTTGCCACCGTATGAACCAAATTTCGAATGAGGAGAGGATCGATGGAACGTGCCTCACCGTAGAGATGTTTGAGTGTCATGAGAATCTGTTCAAACGAGGCATTACCCGCCCGTTCACCCAATCCAATAACAGTTGTATTCATACTGAGTGCACCCGCGTCAATACCGCTGAGGGCATTCGCATTAGCAAGACCAAAATCATTATGGGTGTGCATTTCAATCGGGAGGAGATCTAAGTCGCATAATGATTTGATTTCATTGTAGGTTTGTGTCGGGGTCATAATACCGATGGTATCGCAATAGCGGAAGCGCCCTGCACCACACTCACGGGCTAATGTCATCACATCGCGGATAAATTCATGACTTCCTCGTGAACTGTCTTCTCCGCCGATGCAAACAAACAAACCCTCTTTGGTAGCTGTAGTAACAACACGCTCAAGCTCGGTTAAGACTTTCGCTTTACTGCCGCCGAATTTAACATCGATAAGAATATCTGAGATAGGGATAGAGAGATCGACCGCTTTAACTCCGCACGAGAGTGAAGCGTCAAGATCTTCCATCTTCATCCGATTCCACGTCATCATCCGAGCTTTTAGACCTAAGGCTAAAAGTTCTTTGATATCGTCGCGTTCTTTGACACCCATCGCCGCAATACCGATTTCAAGTTCATCCGCGCCGCACGCGTCTAACAAAGTAGCGATACGAAGTTTCTCTTCGGTATTGAACGCGACATAAGGAGCCTGCTCCCCGTCACGCAGTGTAGTATCGTTGATGAGTGCCATGATGTTTTCCTTTTTCGTCATCCTCAAGTACCGTTCGCCCTGAGCCTGTCGAAGGGTATTTCGTTCATAGTTCGACAAGCTCACCACGAACGAAAAGTCAAAAATGTGCTAATTCACTTCCGCGTTTTCATCCATACCGAAGTATTTGCGGGATGCTTTGAGAACTGAAATTTCAATCGGTTCATACGCGTAGCTTTGATCGGCGATGATGCCGGCCGCTTTAAGATCATCCTGCGGGCAACCACCGATTTTCGCCGTTAGAATCATCTGAACATCTTTGAGTTTTTCCAAGATCGGCTGAAGCGGATTTGTACCGTCCGGTCCTGCACAATACTCATAATCCACTTTGCGGTGATGGATAAAACGGATCCCTTTATCACCGGCTTCGTAGATCAAAAACTCTTTAACGCTTCCGAAGTGCTGATTGATCATCCCCTCGCCTGCTGTAGTGACCGCAACGAGGATTGTCACGCCATTCGAACTAAGTTCCGCTTTCTCTTTACGGACGCGCTCATTGGCCTGATCGAGGAAGAATCTAAACTCTTCGATTTTCGCCTGAGCCGCTTGACGCGCTTCAAGATCGTATTTGATTTGGAGTTCGTCGAAACTAAGCCCTGCAAAGGTATCTTTGGTAAACTCAGCTCCACGGTCTTCACCGATAAGCCCTACTGCATCGGCGCGGCATTGACGACAGTGCTGCATGAGTTTCATGTCCATACCGCACGCTTCTTGAATCGCCATTTGTTCCTGATCCGTCGCACTCGGAACGCCTGCGAGGGCAAACGCCGTACCGAATTCAGGCTCAGAGAGAATCGGCATGATGTTATGCAAGAAAACACCGATCTCTTTGAGTTTTTTGGAAACTTCAGGGAGATGTTTGTCATTGACACCCGGGATAAGAACCGAGTTCGCTTTGATCAAGATCCCTTTTTCAACGCATTTTTTCATCCCTTCGAGTTGATTTGCGAGGAGGATTTGCGCTGCCTCTTTTCCATAAATACGTTTGTTGTTATGGAAGATCCACGGATAGATTAGACTTCCGATTTCACCGGTTTCATCAACACTGTTAATGGTGACGGTGATGTGGTCGATGTTGTACTCGACCATCTCATCGATGAAGTTTGGCAATTCCAAACCATTCGTTGAGAGACAAAGTTTTAAATCCGATGCAAATTCACGAACCAATCCGAATGTCTCAAAGGTTTTCTTCGGATTTGCAAGGGCATCTCCCGGACCTGCGATACCTAGTACGCTCATACGCTGTACTTCACCGCCGACAAGCAATACTTTTTTTGCCGCTTCTTCAGGGCTAAGACGCTCAGAGGTTACCCCCGGTCGAGATTCATTGGAACAGTCGTATTTACGATTACAGTAATTACATTGGATATTACACGCCGGGGCAACCGCTACGTGAATACGTGCATAATGGTGATGTGCACCCTCTGAATAACATGGATGATTGTGTATCTTCGCTTGAATATCTTCGGGCATAAAAGATTCATTTCCGCTTGAGGAACAACTCATAATAACTCCTTTTAAGTGTCATTCAATGATTCTCAACCTCATCCGGCGGCAACCATTTTCTAAATAGGGTTAATGCAATGAATGTTCTATGGGTTTAAAAAGGGGATTTAAACAAAATGTGACGTTTTTGTAGGAGGTATAACCGAAGCGTACAGAGATTACGTTTCGATTGTCGGTTGAGGGGTTGAAAAGAGGTAGCCTTGTGAATAATCAACACCAAGACTCATTAATGTCGCAAAAATCGCTTCATCTTCGACAAATTCGGCAATCGTTTCAATCCCTTTTTTTCGTGCGAAAAATAGAATGCTTTCCACCGTCAAAAGATGATCTGCATCATTATTGATGTTTTTAATGAGCGAACCGTCAATTTTAATATAATCAATATCGAGTTTGCTTAAATAGCTAAAATTCGAATACCCTGTACCAAAATCATCAATCGCGATCTTACATCCGTAGTGTTTGAGTGTTTTAATAAATTCTGCAACTTCATCAAAATTTTCAATCCCCTCAGATTCGACGATTTCAAAAACCACTCTATTGGAAGCGGATGAGTGTTCCAGCGTATGGTACAAGAGCATTCGTGTTTCATCGTTAATGATATCTTGAAGGGTCAGATTGAGTGAAAATTCATACTCACTCTTTTCAAAAATAGCAAAGGTTTTTCTAATCATAACGCGCGTCAATTGATCGTAGAGTTTCGATTTTTTCGCATGCTCCAAAAACCAAAACGGGCTTAATACACTGCCGTCTTTTTCAATCAGACGGACAAGAGCTTCATATTTCATAATACGGCGGGTTGTGTTATCAACAATCCCTTGAAAATACGGCACAATCCGATCTTCTTCAATTGCCGATTTAAGTTTGGTCATCATCCAAATATTGTTTCGGTTCTTTTCACTCAAGGTTGTATTATCATTAAAAAATATCAGTTTGGAACGTTGTTCTTTAGCCTCTTTGAGGGCCATGTGCGCCAGATTATAGACATCGGAGTATATAGCATGCGCTACTCCGCACGTAACATTGAGCGTATGTTCGTATCCGGCAACAGAATATTTAAAATTTTCAAGCTTGTTTAGATTATCGAGGACATAATCTCGCAATGCATCATCAAACTTTTGGTTAATACAGATGATCGCAAACTCATCTCCGCTGATCCGATAGAGATACTCGTGTTCTGTCATCTCACGCAAACGATTGGCAAACGATTTGAGCAGCTGATCTCCCACTTCATAGCCGAAGTAATCATTAATATTCGAAAAACGGTCAATATTGAGCAACACTAAGGTCACTTCTTGATTTTCACTTTCCAAATCATTTAACAATGCCGTTCTATTCTTTAATCCGCTCAAGGTATCTAGTAGCTGACGCTGGATAATTTGCTCTTTAGTAATGAGTTCCGTCACATCAACACGAGCAGCAATGTACTCGACAATCTGACCCGCATCATCAAATATGGGGGCAATAACGGTTTTAACGTAATACGATTCGCCGCTCTTCGAGAGATTTTGAAAGGTCTCTTTCCACACCTTGCCTGATTGAATCGTTTCCCATAAATCTTTAAAGAGTTCAGGAGAGGTATCAGGATGACGCACCAAATTATGGTTTTTACCGATCAGTTCTTCACGCCGATAACCTGAAATAAAGCAAAAAGCATCATTGACATAGGTAATGATTCCTTTGGCATTTGTCTTTGAGACAATTGAGCTTTGATCAAGCACCATTTTATATTGATCGAGAATTTTAATGCTGTCGTTGAGTTCATTCTGCGTCGTATTGACCAAATGGGTCAATGATTTGAGCATCGTATGGCGATATTCCCGCTCTTTTATATCCACTATGCCAACGTCCTTACGGGTAGATTCGCGTAGGGAAATCGTCGTAGTGGTAATGTTAAGAAGCTGATTGCCGTGCGGTGAATGAAAAAACTCTCCATAGGTAAAAAACCCGCTCGTCGGGGCTACTTCGTTGATCAAACCAAACTCGTAATTTAACTGATCTTTTAAAAAAAGTTTTCGTACCGAGCATGAGTAAATAAAGATCGCTTCCGGTTCACCCAAGGCAACTGATTTCTGGATCTCAGAAGCATGGTTAAGAATATCTTCGACATTCCCGATTGCAAAATGAACTTTATCTCCATTACAAAAATGTCCGGCATACACAAAACCGCCATTTTCGCTACGAGCTACAATCGAGCGGGCAATCTGGACACCGTCTTCAATCTTTATGAGGGGAAACTCTATCGCGCTTGCCGGAATACGTGCAACCGTTTCGGAACCCAGATAGTAGGTGTAAAGTTCTTCCACCGCTCTACCGTCAATCTCATAAATAATGTTTTTATCCGCTTTTGTCACTTCCATCTCTTTACCGATCGCTGACCAATGAAGGGAATAGGCATTATGCACTTCCAAAACATCGCTATCCAATACCGCAATGGCTATCCCGAACGAATGGAGAGAACGTCCCTCAAAAATACGGGTATTTTGAAACGTTAGATCATCTCCGGCATTCCCTCCTGCGACTATTACATCACTGCGGACTGACGTAAATCCGTTTAAAAAAGATTCTGCATCGCCGCCGATCCCTTCCGCAAAAGCAATACACAATTTGGTACGATCACTGACAATTCTCTTTGCCGCTTGGATACCCTGATCAAAATCTAAATGGGGAAAATAGTAGGTTGAGACATCTGTCGCTTCGAACTGAGAAAATGCGATTACAATCTCATTGGAGCTCATCTCACCGTTCATGATCTCACCGGCCGTAGTTGAGCCGATCAAGCATGAATTCGGGAGGGTATCTAGGATGATATTTACCACGGACTGGGTGAGTAAAGTATCCATATTACCGCTAAAAAGCTGTACAAAAAGTACTTCATCACCCTTAAATGTCTCCGAAATAAACCTCTTTAGGGCTTCAGAACTTTCATATCTGTGGTTAATTAACCGCATCCGTACTCCACTGATAAATCATTATCTTTTATTCTAATACGATCTAACTGAATTTCTCTCTTTTGTTCCACCCTCATGCATGGAGTGTTCTCACACCCATATTTTCAGAATAAAAATTGCATCTAATGTTTAAATATTAGGAGCCTTATCATGATGGTAGCTATACCGATGGATGCGATGACACGTGTTTATCACTATAATCCCTGTAGTGCAACCATGTTTGCATTGTATGAGGTTTCCGGTGATCGTAAAGACATTCGTTACCGTTTTGTCGGAATGCGTCTGAATCCGTGGGAAAGACATGAGGGGCAGATGGTACGTGATCCGAAAATGAAAGCATGTGCCTGTGAAAGTGACCTATCTCAAAATCCTCAACATATCAGTGAACACTATGCCCTTCTTGAAGTGATCGGCAAGTGTGATTATCTGATTGTCGATTTGTACTGCCTCAATACCCTCTATGCGATGAAAAATGTTGGAATCAAAATTCATAAAATCCCTCCATTTGTCAAAACAGCCGAAGAAGCCATCAATCACTTCGCCATCGGAACAGAAATTGCCGAGCATCTGCGATACGTTCATCCTGTAGCCTGACATTTTTGTTTCTATTTACTTCATCTAGAATAATAATCATGACAAATAAGATAAAAATACTCCTATTTTGACCAAGAACACGAAATGCATTTCTCTGTAATATACCCAAAGAGGAGTCCGTTTTGCAGATTATCTACAACACTTCGACTGTCCGTTTAGAGGATATGCCACTCGATGTCGGTTATTGTAGTGAACGTGTTTCACTCAGTAATGGAGTAAATGAAACCTTCCCTATCGGTGGGCAAAACGGTACAACACAAATCTTAATTACCGCCCCTTTTATCGATGAATCACTCCTCTCTCAGATTAAAGAGCTTGATGAGCTTCTGAGTTTAAATGCATTAGGCGGAATAACCAAAGCCCTCATTGTTGCATCATCTAAACACACCAGTCCCCAGATGGAGGGATGGATGTTTGGAATCGATAGCGATGAAGCGTTCGGTGATTACTACGGTATTCGCTTGAGCGGTGATGAGCTTGAGGGTGAATTTGCCAAATCACTTTTCATCCTTTCAAAAGATGGAGCACTCTTTTACCACGAGATTCTCCCTGATTTATCAAAGCCTTTTTCACTGGACAAAGCGCTTACTAAAATCGTTGCAGCCATGAGCTGTT
Encoded proteins:
- a CDS encoding GNAT family N-acetyltransferase, with translation MDANVTIRLGYSDDIPAMANLLSELFAIENDFTIDPETQSRGLELLLQNLQSVVLVAEIDHCVVGMISLQRVISTAMGEYVGIIEDVVVSEAYRGCGIGTKLLETAIDEAEQREWGRLALGVDLRNTKAMEFYKKYGFITSHMGLMYRIA
- a CDS encoding CCE_0567 family metalloprotein, with the protein product MSEMTEQDHKKELAKLKRLAVEVASEIHDIVEDTVWTNHVKMPELAAKLYDAVEKANSYKAEHSL
- a CDS encoding FeoA family protein; the protein is MNLLESCVNEKCRVLSIALDEVLKDHLCAMGICPNATLCVKRYGLFKSSVQVQIGERIVALGKDQARHIEIRVA
- a CDS encoding GNAT family N-acetyltransferase; protein product: MYIGWLKFVDVPELVKIAEETGWLLDGYHVKLMMMHAPHLCYGAYEDGVLVGAVMAIEFETSAMIKYFMVRPTHQKQGIGRRLFNTLFGVLKDEHPSLYLHANPHLKSFFEQSGFKAVMEVGRFLNVGKVPPFNFTNAQAKELDGGNFDAMIRKMDFETFGEDRMAFMLDEMERNSSLKFALPNSFQHSSVINARGVYLGPWQCRPGFEDEAEKMMQGVLYFRGLKKVLADVPLGNANAVALFEKYHFQQKGTFIHMCYGEPRNVKFENIYAFSL
- the nifV gene encoding homocitrate synthase; translated protein: MALINDTTLRDGEQAPYVAFNTEEKLRIATLLDACGADELEIGIAAMGVKERDDIKELLALGLKARMMTWNRMKMEDLDASLSCGVKAVDLSIPISDILIDVKFGGSKAKVLTELERVVTTATKEGLFVCIGGEDSSRGSHEFIRDVMTLARECGAGRFRYCDTIGIMTPTQTYNEIKSLCDLDLLPIEMHTHNDFGLANANALSGIDAGALSMNTTVIGLGERAGNASFEQILMTLKHLYGEARSIDPLLIRNLVHTVASAANMSLATNAPVVGERIFAHESGIHASGMMKDSHAYEPYEAEEVGLESSFPIGKHSGSATIRYHLARMGISAENAILRDMLPKIREIVTSRKRVLEISELKSLYQDLACI
- the nifB gene encoding nitrogenase cofactor biosynthesis protein NifB, with translation MSCSSSGNESFMPEDIQAKIHNHPCYSEGAHHHYARIHVAVAPACNIQCNYCNRKYDCSNESRPGVTSERLSPEEAAKKVLLVGGEVQRMSVLGIAGPGDALANPKKTFETFGLVREFASDLKLCLSTNGLELPNFIDEMVEYNIDHITVTINSVDETGEIGSLIYPWIFHNNKRIYGKEAAQILLANQLEGMKKCVEKGILIKANSVLIPGVNDKHLPEVSKKLKEIGVFLHNIMPILSEPEFGTAFALAGVPSATDQEQMAIQEACGMDMKLMQHCRQCRADAVGLIGEDRGAEFTKDTFAGLSFDELQIKYDLEARQAAQAKIEEFRFFLDQANERVRKEKAELSSNGVTILVAVTTAGEGMINQHFGSVKEFLIYEAGDKGIRFIHHRKVDYEYCAGPDGTNPLQPILEKLKDVQMILTAKIGGCPQDDLKAAGIIADQSYAYEPIEISVLKASRKYFGMDENAEVN
- a CDS encoding EAL domain-containing protein, which gives rise to MRLINHRYESSEALKRFISETFKGDEVLFVQLFSGNMDTLLTQSVVNIILDTLPNSCLIGSTTAGEIMNGEMSSNEIVIAFSQFEATDVSTYYFPHLDFDQGIQAAKRIVSDRTKLCIAFAEGIGGDAESFLNGFTSVRSDVIVAGGNAGDDLTFQNTRIFEGRSLHSFGIAIAVLDSDVLEVHNAYSLHWSAIGKEMEVTKADKNIIYEIDGRAVEELYTYYLGSETVARIPASAIEFPLIKIEDGVQIARSIVARSENGGFVYAGHFCNGDKVHFAIGNVEDILNHASEIQKSVALGEPEAIFIYSCSVRKLFLKDQLNYEFGLINEVAPTSGFFTYGEFFHSPHGNQLLNITTTTISLRESTRKDVGIVDIKEREYRHTMLKSLTHLVNTTQNELNDSIKILDQYKMVLDQSSIVSKTNAKGIITYVNDAFCFISGYRREELIGKNHNLVRHPDTSPELFKDLWETIQSGKVWKETFQNLSKSGESYYVKTVIAPIFDDAGQIVEYIAARVDVTELITKEQIIQRQLLDTLSGLKNRTALLNDLESENQEVTLVLLNIDRFSNINDYFGYEVGDQLLKSFANRLREMTEHEYLYRISGDEFAIICINQKFDDALRDYVLDNLNKLENFKYSVAGYEHTLNVTCGVAHAIYSDVYNLAHMALKEAKEQRSKLIFFNDNTTLSEKNRNNIWMMTKLKSAIEEDRIVPYFQGIVDNTTRRIMKYEALVRLIEKDGSVLSPFWFLEHAKKSKLYDQLTRVMIRKTFAIFEKSEYEFSLNLTLQDIINDETRMLLYHTLEHSSASNRVVFEIVESEGIENFDEVAEFIKTLKHYGCKIAIDDFGTGYSNFSYLSKLDIDYIKIDGSLIKNINNDADHLLTVESILFFARKKGIETIAEFVEDEAIFATLMSLGVDYSQGYLFSTPQPTIET